A stretch of the Sulfurospirillum sp. UCH001 genome encodes the following:
- a CDS encoding FecR domain-containing protein, producing the protein MSKWGHLGIFMCLFLSTQAWASIGKVSLLKGDATASRNNQTIQLTTNASIEERDTIFTANNSQIQLTFEDKTVITLGSSSVLDIQEYLNDAQQPKAKFKFNQGTFKSITGEIGKKAPENFNLETKTATIGIRGTIISGQVGGNSNIGGNIVLLPDTIGCNSGQIVVSNAYGSVVISQGFQTTVSMGQPPAPPVVLSPSLINSMHGGALQPQPSPPPPSLPPVPNLAEQAMQTSQQTSTYTNFTNQVDSYSDSFYPVFKPTLQSASAHQGTITFNGLTTSQYFSNDLITNIQDTLTFSINTNNDSISSGTIMLNHEGLDNPIPLSLIKTTNSSTMTYKNSNEFSIKDFDAYKGWLQTENTYTNDYVSWGYWSMKTNDDTKLMATTNYWVAGKEVTAESVIQNLKAGSNVDYTYNGHVIGSVTNGTNTYTIDPTNNNAIVLNFNFGGGNGSLSNGTIRFQTSQTTPQVWSTSLFSTGISGVGFTAAEGTISVNDAVPNSSITFVKGQFYGSSAQAVGGTFKLKADSQTAIGVFKAVK; encoded by the coding sequence ATGTCTAAATGGGGGCATTTAGGTATTTTTATGTGCTTGTTTTTAAGCACGCAAGCTTGGGCATCTATCGGTAAAGTTTCCTTACTTAAAGGCGATGCAACAGCATCAAGAAACAACCAAACCATTCAACTTACAACTAATGCTTCTATTGAAGAGCGTGATACGATTTTTACAGCCAATAACAGTCAAATCCAACTCACATTTGAAGACAAGACGGTCATTACATTGGGTAGTTCAAGCGTCTTGGATATTCAAGAATACCTCAACGATGCGCAACAACCCAAAGCAAAATTCAAATTCAATCAGGGAACATTTAAAAGCATTACGGGTGAAATAGGTAAAAAAGCACCTGAGAATTTTAATCTAGAGACCAAAACAGCAACTATTGGTATTCGTGGAACAATTATTTCAGGTCAAGTGGGAGGAAACTCCAATATCGGTGGAAATATTGTGCTCTTACCTGATACTATTGGCTGTAACTCAGGGCAAATTGTAGTGTCAAATGCTTATGGCTCTGTCGTCATTTCACAAGGATTTCAAACAACGGTTTCCATGGGACAACCACCTGCACCACCTGTTGTATTAAGCCCCTCATTAATCAATTCGATGCATGGTGGCGCTTTGCAACCGCAACCTTCTCCGCCGCCGCCTTCACTTCCACCTGTTCCAAATCTAGCAGAACAAGCAATGCAAACTAGTCAACAAACATCTACATACACAAACTTTACAAATCAAGTAGATAGCTACAGCGATAGTTTTTATCCTGTTTTTAAACCAACCTTGCAATCAGCTTCTGCTCATCAGGGAACTATTACATTTAATGGTTTAACAACATCTCAATACTTTTCTAATGATCTAATTACAAATATCCAAGATACGCTGACATTTAGCATTAATACTAATAATGACAGTATTTCTAGTGGAACGATCATGCTTAATCATGAAGGACTCGATAATCCGATACCTCTATCTTTAATAAAAACGACTAACAGTTCAACGATGACTTATAAAAATAGCAATGAATTTTCAATCAAAGATTTTGATGCATATAAAGGATGGTTGCAAACTGAAAATACGTATACTAATGATTATGTATCATGGGGTTATTGGTCTATGAAAACCAATGATGATACCAAGTTAATGGCAACAACAAACTACTGGGTTGCTGGAAAAGAAGTTACCGCTGAGAGTGTTATTCAAAACTTAAAAGCAGGCTCAAACGTAGATTACACTTATAATGGTCATGTTATTGGCTCTGTAACGAATGGAACAAACACCTACACTATTGATCCAACAAACAATAATGCTATTGTCCTGAATTTTAATTTTGGAGGAGGTAATGGTAGCCTTAGTAATGGAACTATACGATTCCAAACTAGCCAAACAACCCCTCAAGTATGGTCAACATCCCTATTTAGTACAGGAATATCAGGAGTCGGCTTTACTGCTGCTGAGGGAACTATTTCGGTCAATGATGCAGTTCCAAACTCAAGCATAACTTTCGTTAAAGGTCAATTCTATGGGTCTTCTGCACAAGCAGTAGGTGGAACATTTAAATTAAAAGCTGATTCGCAAACAGCTATAGGTGTTTTTAAGGCGGTAAAATAA
- the secG gene encoding preprotein translocase subunit SecG: MTTVLLILQFVLTAILTVSVLLQKSSSIGLGAYSGSNESLFGAKGPAGFMAKFTFIIATLFIVNTLTLGYFYNQDKKVSIAEDIKIEKSVVPSVPAPVTSAPAAPEAPASK; encoded by the coding sequence ATGACCACCGTTTTATTGATTTTACAATTTGTATTAACTGCTATTTTAACTGTATCTGTACTTCTACAAAAAAGCTCATCTATCGGTCTTGGCGCTTATAGTGGAAGCAATGAATCTCTTTTTGGTGCAAAAGGACCAGCAGGATTTATGGCAAAATTTACATTTATCATTGCAACTCTTTTCATTGTAAATACACTTACTTTGGGTTATTTTTACAACCAAGACAAAAAAGTATCTATTGCTGAAGATATCAAAATCGAAAAAAGCGTTGTTCCAAGTGTTCCAGCACCAGTAACATCTGCTCCAGCAGCCCCTGAAGCACCAGCATCTAAATAA
- a CDS encoding polysaccharide deacetylase family protein gives MKSFWLVLCLSVMVWADAHIFIYHRFNDSRYPTTNTTLEELRKEFDYFKKNGYKVIPLEKLVNALHNKETIPDNWVVLTIDDNYKSFYEHGLALFKEYNYPFSMFVYVGATEQKYGDFMSWNQLKEIAKYGSLEFHSMNHPHMTELNDEALKKDFDEGLALFEKRLGIKPRYFSYPFGEFSPRVKNIATSYGFQAILNQTMGAVASFSDPLDLDRSALVGKSDLGGFLKYKALETTWFEPTFLGEDGKLTSLHVKAQTNATKGGIYISEHGYQEVSLSDGIFKAELNKILTKERTRVIVSVGNKISTKLLVKDKFSK, from the coding sequence ATGAAATCCTTTTGGCTTGTATTGTGTTTAAGCGTGATGGTATGGGCAGATGCCCATATCTTCATCTACCATCGTTTTAACGATTCTAGATATCCTACAACCAACACAACGCTCGAAGAACTCCGTAAAGAATTTGACTATTTCAAGAAAAATGGCTACAAAGTCATTCCGCTTGAAAAATTAGTAAACGCTCTTCATAATAAAGAAACTATCCCTGATAATTGGGTTGTCCTTACCATTGATGATAACTATAAAAGCTTTTATGAACATGGTTTAGCACTCTTTAAAGAGTACAACTACCCTTTTTCAATGTTTGTTTACGTGGGAGCAACAGAGCAGAAATACGGTGATTTTATGAGTTGGAATCAACTAAAAGAAATAGCTAAATATGGCTCTTTAGAGTTTCATTCGATGAATCATCCTCATATGACAGAATTAAATGATGAAGCATTGAAAAAAGATTTCGATGAAGGGTTGGCACTTTTTGAAAAACGTTTGGGTATTAAACCACGTTACTTCTCTTACCCTTTTGGTGAGTTCAGCCCACGTGTCAAAAATATAGCCACGAGCTATGGTTTTCAAGCTATTTTAAATCAAACGATGGGCGCAGTAGCTAGCTTTAGCGATCCACTCGATTTAGACCGTTCTGCTCTTGTAGGTAAAAGCGATTTAGGTGGATTTTTAAAATACAAGGCTCTTGAGACAACATGGTTTGAACCTACGTTTTTAGGAGAAGATGGTAAACTCACCTCATTGCATGTCAAAGCACAGACCAATGCAACTAAGGGTGGCATATACATTAGCGAACATGGCTATCAAGAGGTCAGTTTAAGCGATGGTATATTCAAAGCAGAACTTAACAAAATATTGACAAAAGAGCGTACACGCGTTATTGTTTCAGTAGGCAATAAAATCTCAACAAAATTACTTGTCAAAGACAAGTTTAGTAAATAA
- the pyrE gene encoding orotate phosphoribosyltransferase, translating into MQIEKIYKDANALLEGHFLLSSGKHSRYYLQSAKVLEDPKVAEQLAVELAKMIQASNLEIDTICSPALGGVLAGYELARALGKRFIFAERVNGEMTIRRGFEVKKGEKILVCEDIITTGGSALEAAKIAENMGGVIVGFAALANRGFCKRVGSNLEGKPTCKLPNDAPFFALADFEFDIYEPSECPLCKEGSTAYKPGSRGN; encoded by the coding sequence ATGCAAATCGAAAAAATTTATAAAGACGCTAATGCCCTTTTAGAAGGACATTTTCTACTTAGCAGTGGTAAACACTCACGTTACTATTTGCAAAGTGCTAAAGTATTGGAAGATCCAAAAGTTGCTGAGCAATTAGCTGTTGAATTAGCAAAAATGATTCAGGCGTCTAATCTTGAAATCGATACCATTTGTTCTCCTGCTCTTGGTGGTGTTTTAGCAGGTTATGAACTTGCGCGTGCGCTTGGTAAGCGTTTCATTTTTGCAGAACGCGTCAATGGTGAGATGACTATTCGTAGAGGTTTTGAAGTCAAAAAAGGTGAAAAAATCCTTGTTTGTGAAGATATTATCACTACCGGTGGTTCTGCCCTAGAAGCAGCTAAAATTGCTGAGAATATGGGTGGTGTTATTGTTGGTTTTGCCGCTCTTGCAAATCGTGGTTTTTGTAAACGTGTGGGAAGCAACTTGGAAGGTAAACCTACATGCAAACTTCCTAATGATGCACCATTTTTTGCGCTCGCTGATTTTGAATTTGACATTTATGAACCAAGTGAATGCCCTTTGTGCAAAGAGGGAAGCACTGCATACAAACCTGGTAGCAGAGGAAATTAA
- a CDS encoding HD domain-containing phosphohydrolase: protein MSHIRILGAQGSRSKESFTTCIQVTKNTLIDAGNIMHALDNEASYINRIFFSHAHLDHIIDTAFLIDNFFANRTETLLLYGLPHTIEAIKKHLFNDVLWPDFSKIHLVNSKTPAITYVEIEANQTYEIEDGITLTPFLANHTVPCCGYIITQNNNSLLFSGDTFHNDALWQLLNHRQDIKTLIIDVSFPNHFKKIATESKHLTPHFLAQGMEQLKRDDLHIYINHLKPFYAEHIMQQLHEIGISKDAILKDGESIELATGVLKTCTHTSVDERVQKLTEIGTALSANENLDALLEMIIEEAKNLTGADGGTLYLLENHELRFKVIRTDSLAIKMGGTSGKITWPPLPLYLEDGTPNKKMVAATCALEDRLVNIPDVYEAIGFSFEGTKQFDQGTGYRSKSMLVIPMKNHEREIIGVLQLINKIDSQTQEVVSFEAEDEKITLSLASQAAIAITNTSLIQGLENLLESFLKSIIFAISKKSPYTAGHIKRMVKLSVMIAEAINKDTTLYAHKHFSAEEIKQINFAALMHDIGKLATPEQIVDKATKLEALCDRINLIESRIKTLEKALYIQLLEDKVALLEGRQTNDITLLEKKYTKEIQTLHEAFSLIQISNKGDAFLTNDKVAKIQEFAKKEWKIGDENYYILTEDEAYHLSTQKGTLTTEEREIINAHAKLSVDILNRLPFPKKYQQIPQISGNHHERINGKGYPQGLKGDEISFEARILAIADIFEALTASDRPYKSSMPLSVAMKILYSMAQEGELDKELVKFFYTSGIYMEYAKTFLPQRCIDEITLDFQKL, encoded by the coding sequence ATGAGTCATATTCGCATTCTTGGTGCTCAAGGCAGCAGGTCAAAAGAGTCTTTTACAACATGTATTCAAGTTACAAAAAACACTCTTATAGACGCTGGCAATATCATGCATGCTCTTGACAATGAAGCCTCATATATTAATCGTATCTTTTTCTCTCACGCTCATTTAGATCATATTATTGATACCGCTTTCCTTATTGACAATTTTTTTGCCAATCGTACAGAGACACTTTTACTCTATGGACTTCCGCATACGATTGAGGCTATAAAAAAACATCTTTTTAACGATGTGCTTTGGCCTGATTTTAGTAAGATTCATCTCGTAAATTCTAAAACTCCAGCGATCACCTATGTTGAAATAGAGGCAAACCAAACATATGAGATTGAAGACGGGATTACACTAACACCTTTTTTAGCCAATCATACTGTGCCATGTTGTGGTTATATCATTACCCAAAATAACAATAGCCTGCTCTTCTCAGGCGATACATTTCACAATGACGCTCTTTGGCAACTCTTAAACCATAGACAAGACATTAAAACACTGATTATTGACGTCTCATTTCCTAACCATTTCAAAAAAATTGCGACTGAGAGCAAACATCTTACACCTCATTTTCTTGCACAAGGAATGGAACAACTGAAACGAGATGATTTACATATTTATATTAATCATCTCAAACCTTTTTACGCTGAACATATTATGCAGCAACTTCATGAGATAGGTATCTCAAAAGATGCCATTCTAAAAGATGGTGAAAGCATAGAACTTGCAACAGGTGTCTTAAAAACATGCACACATACAAGTGTTGATGAACGTGTTCAAAAACTGACTGAAATTGGTACGGCTCTTTCTGCAAATGAAAATCTAGATGCTCTTTTAGAGATGATTATAGAAGAAGCTAAGAACCTTACAGGCGCAGATGGAGGCACTTTATACCTACTGGAAAATCATGAACTGCGTTTTAAAGTCATTCGAACAGACTCCTTAGCGATTAAAATGGGTGGGACGAGTGGTAAAATCACCTGGCCACCACTTCCACTCTATCTTGAAGATGGAACACCCAACAAAAAAATGGTAGCTGCGACATGTGCACTGGAAGATCGTTTAGTCAATATTCCTGATGTTTATGAGGCGATAGGCTTCTCCTTTGAAGGGACCAAACAATTCGATCAAGGAACAGGTTATCGCTCCAAATCCATGCTTGTCATTCCTATGAAAAACCATGAACGTGAGATCATTGGCGTTTTACAACTCATCAACAAGATAGACTCACAAACACAAGAGGTAGTTTCATTTGAAGCAGAAGATGAAAAAATTACGCTCTCTCTTGCTTCACAAGCAGCCATAGCCATCACAAATACATCGCTCATTCAAGGACTTGAAAATCTTTTGGAATCTTTTCTCAAAAGTATTATTTTTGCTATCAGTAAAAAATCACCCTACACTGCTGGTCACATCAAGCGTATGGTAAAACTCAGTGTTATGATTGCAGAGGCGATCAATAAAGATACAACTTTGTACGCCCATAAACACTTTAGTGCCGAAGAGATAAAACAGATCAATTTTGCAGCCCTTATGCATGACATTGGAAAACTCGCTACACCAGAACAAATTGTTGACAAAGCAACAAAACTTGAAGCATTATGTGATCGAATCAATCTGATTGAAAGTCGTATAAAAACACTTGAAAAAGCTTTATATATACAGCTTTTAGAAGATAAAGTTGCTCTTTTAGAAGGTAGACAAACAAATGACATTACCCTTTTAGAAAAAAAATACACGAAAGAGATTCAAACATTACATGAAGCATTTTCACTGATTCAAATCAGCAACAAAGGCGATGCATTTTTGACAAATGACAAGGTTGCAAAAATCCAAGAATTTGCCAAAAAAGAATGGAAGATTGGAGATGAAAACTATTACATTCTTACAGAAGATGAAGCATATCATCTTAGTACACAAAAAGGTACACTAACCACTGAAGAGCGTGAAATTATCAATGCCCATGCAAAACTCAGCGTTGATATTTTAAATCGTCTCCCTTTCCCCAAAAAATACCAACAGATTCCACAAATTTCAGGAAATCACCATGAAAGAATTAATGGTAAAGGATACCCTCAAGGACTTAAAGGTGATGAAATTAGTTTTGAAGCACGCATTTTAGCGATTGCCGATATTTTTGAAGCGTTAACGGCTAGTGATAGACCCTATAAATCGAGCATGCCGCTCTCTGTTGCCATGAAAATTCTCTACTCCATGGCACAAGAAGGAGAACTCGATAAAGAACTTGTTAAATTTTTCTATACCTCAGGTATTTATATGGAATATGCAAAAACCTTTTTACCACAACGTTGCATCGATGAAATCACACTAGATTTTCAGAAGCTGTAA
- a CDS encoding CHASE2 domain-containing protein yields MRKSLTQLLFTFMVIGSCVAGYFHFSPFWQPFEYKIKDLMLQSRGEIMGDDNIVIVDIDEKSLKTLGQWPWSRDKVAKLLQNLSDFGAAIIGLDVVFAEADNSSPQHILKQFGLPYENLPDYDAILAQTITQTPTVMGYVFALTPDFIEPEGHPKSAAIIIEHERPAHSSLIKPYRAILNIPLIQQKAYSSGYFNTIPDNDGIVRSIPLVMEYDGVLYPSLSLEMIRIALGEKKINIVYDERGVSQIEIGEHIIPTDFYGRLMVNYRGSQHSYEYISAVDVYNNHINPLQVKDKIVLIGTSAAGLLDLRSTPFESVYAGVEVHANAIDNILHQDYIAKPIWTVGVDIISLFVVCFITLAILLLPSALFSFIALVVLNLCIIFIHYYSMIYQGVLFNTILPLVAINILFIIGQAINYFLEIRQKELVKHKFASKVSPAVMNNILSSNNDVLEGVEKEITIFFSDIRNFTALSEAAGAPKHLIHLMNAYMDPMSQIIIRAGGTVDKFIGDAIMAYWNAPLSIENHADKAVSAALEQLHYLPKLNALLKTNPEFAQIVSMSEAKTVPIIDIGIGINTGLAIVGEMGTSSRSDYTVIGDAINLGSRLESLCKYYNSHLTISNFTKSLLKGSYIFRFLDLVTVKGKSEPVEVWQIHDFDTPQKEPLYNVSYEELHEELTLHHEAIALYKEARFSEALSCFEALQKRENKTNEAIYTIYCERCSHYIAFPPASFNGVFVHTTKG; encoded by the coding sequence ATGCGAAAAAGCCTAACACAGCTTCTTTTCACCTTTATGGTTATAGGGAGCTGCGTTGCAGGCTACTTCCATTTTAGCCCTTTTTGGCAGCCCTTTGAATATAAAATCAAAGATTTGATGCTACAAAGTAGAGGTGAAATCATGGGAGATGATAATATTGTTATCGTTGATATTGATGAAAAGAGTCTTAAAACTTTAGGACAATGGCCTTGGAGCAGAGATAAAGTTGCCAAACTGCTGCAAAACCTTTCTGATTTTGGTGCAGCGATTATCGGCTTGGACGTTGTGTTTGCGGAAGCAGATAACAGTTCCCCTCAACACATCTTAAAACAGTTTGGACTTCCTTATGAAAATCTCCCAGATTACGATGCTATTCTTGCTCAAACCATCACACAAACACCCACCGTTATGGGTTATGTTTTTGCACTCACACCAGATTTTATAGAACCTGAAGGACATCCTAAATCTGCCGCAATCATTATAGAACATGAGCGTCCCGCACACTCCTCTCTTATCAAGCCCTATCGTGCCATTTTAAACATACCCCTTATACAGCAAAAAGCTTATTCAAGTGGCTATTTTAACACTATTCCTGACAACGATGGCATTGTACGTAGTATTCCATTGGTGATGGAATACGATGGTGTACTGTACCCTTCACTTAGTCTTGAAATGATACGCATCGCATTAGGTGAAAAGAAGATCAACATTGTTTATGATGAACGTGGAGTTTCTCAAATTGAAATTGGAGAGCATATCATTCCTACCGATTTTTATGGACGTTTGATGGTGAATTATCGTGGAAGCCAGCACAGTTATGAGTATATTTCAGCTGTTGATGTCTATAACAATCATATCAATCCTCTTCAAGTTAAAGATAAAATTGTCTTAATTGGAACATCTGCCGCAGGATTGCTTGATCTTAGAAGTACTCCTTTTGAGAGCGTTTATGCAGGAGTGGAAGTACATGCAAATGCGATCGATAACATTTTACACCAAGACTATATCGCAAAGCCTATTTGGACTGTTGGTGTAGATATTATTAGTCTTTTTGTGGTCTGTTTCATCACACTAGCGATTTTATTGCTTCCAAGTGCTTTGTTTAGCTTTATTGCATTGGTTGTATTGAATCTTTGTATTATTTTCATACATTACTATAGTATGATTTATCAAGGGGTGTTATTTAACACTATCTTACCGCTTGTAGCCATCAATATACTTTTTATTATTGGACAAGCCATTAACTATTTTCTTGAAATCAGGCAAAAAGAACTTGTGAAACACAAATTTGCAAGCAAAGTGAGCCCTGCTGTTATGAACAATATTCTCTCAAGCAACAACGATGTTCTAGAAGGTGTTGAAAAAGAGATTACCATCTTTTTCTCTGATATTCGCAACTTTACAGCTCTTTCAGAAGCGGCAGGAGCTCCAAAGCACCTGATTCACCTTATGAACGCTTATATGGACCCTATGAGTCAAATCATTATTCGCGCAGGAGGAACCGTCGATAAGTTTATTGGCGATGCGATTATGGCATACTGGAATGCACCACTCAGTATCGAAAACCATGCAGATAAAGCTGTCAGCGCAGCCTTAGAACAACTTCATTATCTCCCAAAACTCAATGCTTTACTTAAAACAAATCCTGAATTTGCGCAAATCGTTTCTATGTCAGAAGCAAAAACTGTCCCTATCATCGACATTGGTATTGGTATCAATACAGGGCTTGCCATTGTGGGAGAGATGGGTACAAGTAGCCGAAGCGATTATACTGTCATCGGCGATGCAATTAATTTAGGTTCTCGTTTGGAATCTTTATGTAAATATTACAACTCTCATCTTACGATTTCAAATTTCACAAAATCCCTATTGAAGGGCTCTTATATCTTTCGCTTCTTAGATTTAGTAACCGTAAAAGGTAAAAGTGAACCTGTTGAAGTATGGCAAATCCATGACTTTGACACGCCTCAAAAAGAACCACTCTACAATGTCAGCTATGAAGAACTTCACGAAGAACTCACACTCCACCATGAAGCAATTGCACTTTACAAAGAAGCCCGTTTTTCTGAGGCTCTTTCTTGCTTTGAAGCGTTACAAAAAAGAGAAAACAAAACCAATGAAGCCATTTATACTATTTACTGCGAACGTTGTTCGCATTACATAGCGTTTCCACCGGCTTCATTTAATGGCGTTTTTGTGCATACTACAAAAGGATAA
- a CDS encoding RDD family protein, giving the protein MRWRATKKGKKEHKNALPTLPSIAPFQKRFKAFIVDSFMLLMPILYIVFYLVYGSREGFAAHMLQGWLLILIPYGIVTTLFLKRSGQTPGYKAYDLILIDLKTQQKPSILQLCIRYSLMLVTLFSLIGLFIPLMRKDRLSFYDIGSHSAPVCK; this is encoded by the coding sequence ATGCGATGGAGAGCTACCAAGAAAGGCAAAAAAGAGCATAAAAATGCTCTGCCTACTCTTCCATCCATCGCGCCTTTTCAAAAACGCTTTAAGGCGTTTATCGTAGATTCTTTTATGCTTCTCATGCCAATTCTCTACATTGTGTTTTATCTTGTTTATGGCTCTAGAGAAGGCTTTGCAGCACATATGCTTCAAGGTTGGCTTCTAATTCTTATTCCATATGGTATTGTCACAACTCTTTTTTTAAAGCGTAGCGGACAAACCCCTGGTTATAAAGCATATGATCTAATACTGATTGATCTTAAAACACAACAAAAACCTTCTATACTACAACTATGCATACGCTATAGTTTAATGCTTGTAACTCTTTTTAGTCTTATTGGGCTTTTTATACCTTTGATGCGAAAAGATAGGCTCTCTTTTTACGATATTGGAAGTCATAGTGCTCCTGTTTGTAAGTGA
- a CDS encoding tetratricopeptide repeat protein, which produces MKLSHIVAIALLGTHLLAQDISSKELYDSAQKAYTQGDFATAYPLFEKLFEETPASAEINFFVGRCALELRHYDEAIAAFDRVLILNPKHTRTHLELARLYFERQQLELAQTELDIVLNEQLPNDIRDVATAFKRQINERRNPHKIAGALIVGGGYDSNVNNDIGIKEFTLPSLNIPLSGNEKKKDGYGFSTFVLNHSYDFGERGGWSLENSFVAYDKLYSQSSKNNLVLLSLSSAPTWSENDYKVSLPLTFDRVYIDGRGYLYNVGAGITNSYLIDPLSQIEGGYSFKRGYYNEETHDVNAHLLFANYRRVIGDNLFALALHTSYGINKEVESIRTDVQNKEWKYGLDLSKEFTKTFRSALSYTHTSTDYDDVDTLFLTKRQDDKDQYELSFGYTLQKNLSLGMSIMYSDNRSNHDPYDYDKINALASIMWTF; this is translated from the coding sequence ATGAAACTTTCACATATTGTAGCGATTGCACTGCTAGGAACACACCTGCTTGCACAAGACATCTCTTCTAAAGAACTTTACGATTCAGCGCAAAAAGCATATACTCAAGGGGATTTCGCAACAGCATATCCTTTGTTTGAAAAACTTTTTGAGGAAACACCCGCTAGTGCTGAAATCAATTTTTTTGTGGGACGATGTGCTTTAGAGTTACGCCACTATGATGAGGCTATAGCGGCATTTGATCGTGTACTGATACTCAATCCAAAACATACACGCACACACCTTGAACTAGCACGTCTCTACTTTGAGCGACAGCAACTAGAATTAGCACAAACAGAACTCGATATAGTGCTTAACGAACAACTTCCAAACGATATACGAGATGTTGCAACTGCATTTAAGCGCCAAATCAATGAACGTCGGAATCCACATAAAATTGCAGGAGCACTTATCGTAGGTGGTGGGTATGACAGTAACGTCAACAACGATATTGGTATCAAAGAGTTCACACTTCCATCTCTTAACATTCCTCTCTCAGGCAATGAAAAAAAGAAAGATGGTTATGGCTTCTCAACATTTGTTCTTAACCACAGTTATGACTTTGGTGAACGAGGAGGATGGAGTTTAGAAAATAGCTTTGTCGCGTATGACAAGCTCTATTCTCAATCAAGCAAAAACAATCTCGTATTGCTCTCGCTCTCCTCTGCACCAACATGGAGTGAAAACGACTACAAAGTTTCATTACCTCTCACGTTTGATCGTGTGTACATCGATGGAAGAGGATACCTCTATAATGTAGGTGCTGGTATCACAAACAGTTACCTCATCGATCCACTCTCTCAGATTGAAGGTGGATATAGCTTTAAACGTGGTTACTACAATGAAGAGACACATGATGTCAATGCACATCTACTTTTTGCAAATTATCGACGTGTTATTGGTGATAATCTCTTTGCGCTAGCTCTTCACACAAGTTATGGCATTAACAAAGAGGTAGAATCCATTCGAACAGATGTACAAAACAAAGAGTGGAAATACGGACTGGATCTTTCAAAAGAATTCACTAAAACATTCCGAAGTGCGCTTAGTTATACGCACACTTCAACCGATTATGATGATGTTGATACCCTGTTCTTAACCAAACGTCAAGATGACAAAGACCAATATGAGCTCTCTTTTGGCTATACCCTTCAAAAAAATCTCTCGCTGGGTATGAGTATTATGTACAGTGACAATCGTTCTAACCACGATCCATATGACTATGATAAAATCAATGCGCTTGCTAGTATTATGTGGACATTTTAA
- the frr gene encoding ribosome recycling factor produces MELSKVYAEQKEHMEKCIAALKRDFMTIRSGKVSISILDNIHVDYYGTPTGLSQVATVLATDATTITISPWEKKMLREIEKAIMQANIGVNPNNDGETIKLFFPPMTSEQRKEGAKQAKTMGDKAKVAIRNVRKDANDQVKKLEKDKLITEDQSKKGQDEVQKITDATVAKVDDLVKEKEAELLKI; encoded by the coding sequence ATGGAACTAAGTAAAGTATATGCTGAACAAAAAGAGCATATGGAAAAATGTATTGCGGCACTTAAACGTGATTTTATGACCATTCGCAGTGGTAAAGTTTCTATTTCAATTTTGGACAATATCCATGTTGATTATTATGGAACACCAACAGGTCTTAGCCAAGTTGCAACCGTTCTAGCAACCGATGCGACCACGATTACTATTTCTCCTTGGGAGAAAAAAATGCTTAGAGAGATTGAAAAAGCAATTATGCAAGCAAACATCGGTGTTAACCCAAATAACGATGGCGAAACTATCAAACTTTTCTTCCCTCCGATGACATCAGAACAGAGAAAAGAGGGAGCAAAACAAGCTAAAACAATGGGTGATAAAGCGAAAGTTGCTATCCGTAATGTACGTAAAGATGCCAACGATCAAGTCAAAAAATTGGAAAAAGATAAACTCATCACTGAAGACCAATCTAAAAAAGGTCAAGATGAAGTTCAAAAAATCACTGATGCAACCGTTGCAAAAGTCGATGATCTTGTAAAAGAAAAAGAAGCAGAATTACTTAAAATTTAA